A genomic window from Streptomyces broussonetiae includes:
- a CDS encoding ArsR/SmtB family transcription factor, protein MSDAALWSALADPHRRAIVALLREGPRPVGEIAEICGLSQPSTSKHLKVLREAGLVRVRQDAQRRVHALDPAPIVALDAWLEPYRRLWNSSLDTLGRRLDETSDDTRHPSPPKD, encoded by the coding sequence ATGTCCGATGCGGCGCTCTGGTCCGCCCTGGCCGACCCCCACCGGCGGGCGATCGTCGCGCTCCTGCGGGAGGGGCCCCGGCCCGTCGGGGAGATCGCCGAGATCTGCGGGCTGAGCCAGCCGAGCACGTCCAAGCATCTGAAGGTGCTCCGGGAGGCGGGCCTGGTCCGTGTCCGGCAGGACGCGCAGCGACGCGTCCACGCCCTGGACCCGGCTCCGATCGTCGCCCTCGACGCCTGGCTGGAGCCCTATCGCAGGCTGTGGAACAGCAGCCTGGACACCCTGGGCCGGCGCCTGGACGAGACGTCGGACGACACCCGACACCCCTCACCACCCAAGGACTGA
- a CDS encoding MFS transporter: MSQQTLADGPRAGAAAVDAAETSGASPKRWWILAVVAVAQLMVVLDATIVNIALPSAQTDLGFSDGNRQWIVTAYALAFASLLLLGGRIADLFGRKPAFLVGVVGFAGASALGGAANGFTMLVVARALQGAFGALLAPAALSLLNTTFTDARERARAFSVYGAIAGAGGAVGLLLGGVLTDALDWRWTLYVNVAIAVVAFAGGWILLSNHRDAAGARLDVPGTVLVASGLFSLVYGFSNAETHDWSSPLTWGFLIAGGLLLAAFAWWQTRAAHPLLPLRILLDRNRAASYLAVLITGAGMFGVFLFLTYYLQLNLGFSPTKTGVAFLPMVGALMVTAQVGTTVLLPRIGPKAVIPLGFAIATAGMAWLTGIGLGAHYSTAVLPQLVVIGVGLGLVMPPAMQLATGGVAAEDAGVASAAVNAMQQVGGSIGTALLNTLASTAATNYLAGRDATSKLVRAQATIESYTTAFWWSAGLFAAGALIAFLLYRRGLPQQDAGAAPVVHM, from the coding sequence ATGTCCCAGCAGACCCTGGCCGACGGCCCCCGGGCCGGAGCCGCCGCAGTCGACGCGGCCGAGACGAGCGGGGCCTCCCCCAAGCGGTGGTGGATCCTCGCGGTCGTCGCCGTCGCCCAGCTGATGGTCGTCCTCGACGCCACGATCGTGAACATCGCCCTGCCGTCCGCCCAGACCGACCTCGGCTTCTCCGACGGCAACCGGCAGTGGATCGTGACGGCCTATGCCCTCGCCTTCGCCTCCCTGCTGCTGCTCGGCGGCCGCATCGCCGATCTGTTCGGCCGCAAGCCCGCCTTCCTCGTCGGCGTCGTCGGCTTCGCCGGGGCCTCCGCACTCGGCGGCGCCGCGAACGGCTTCACGATGCTGGTGGTCGCCCGCGCCCTGCAGGGCGCCTTCGGCGCCCTCCTCGCGCCCGCCGCGCTGTCCCTGCTCAACACCACCTTCACCGACGCCCGGGAACGGGCCCGCGCCTTCAGCGTGTACGGCGCGATCGCCGGCGCCGGCGGTGCGGTGGGCCTGCTGCTCGGCGGTGTGCTGACCGACGCCCTGGACTGGCGCTGGACGCTGTATGTGAACGTGGCCATCGCGGTCGTCGCCTTCGCGGGCGGCTGGATCCTGCTGAGCAACCACCGCGACGCCGCGGGCGCCAGGCTCGACGTGCCGGGCACGGTCCTGGTCGCCTCCGGTCTCTTCTCCCTGGTGTACGGCTTCTCCAACGCCGAGACCCACGACTGGAGTTCGCCGCTGACCTGGGGCTTCCTGATCGCGGGCGGTCTGCTGCTGGCGGCCTTCGCCTGGTGGCAGACGCGGGCCGCGCACCCGCTGCTGCCGCTGCGCATCCTGCTCGACCGCAACCGCGCCGCCTCCTACCTCGCGGTGCTGATCACCGGCGCGGGCATGTTCGGCGTGTTCCTCTTCCTGACCTACTACCTCCAGCTCAACCTCGGCTTCAGCCCCACGAAGACCGGTGTGGCGTTCCTGCCGATGGTCGGCGCGCTGATGGTGACCGCACAGGTGGGCACCACGGTGCTGCTGCCCAGGATCGGCCCGAAGGCGGTCATCCCGCTGGGCTTCGCGATCGCCACGGCCGGCATGGCCTGGCTGACCGGCATCGGCCTCGGCGCGCACTACTCGACCGCGGTGCTGCCCCAGCTGGTCGTGATCGGCGTCGGCCTCGGTCTGGTCATGCCGCCGGCCATGCAGCTGGCCACCGGCGGGGTCGCGGCGGAGGACGCGGGGGTGGCCTCCGCAGCCGTCAACGCCATGCAGCAGGTGGGCGGTTCGATCGGTACGGCGCTGCTGAACACCCTCGCGTCGACCGCCGCCACGAACTACCTGGCCGGCCGGGACGCCACCAGCAAGCTGGTCCGGGCGCAGGCGACCATCGAGAGCTACACCACCGCCTTCTGGTGGTCCGCGGGGCTCTTCGCCGCGGGCGCGCTGATCGCCTTCCTGCTCTACCGGCGCGGGCTGCCGCAGCAGGACGCGGGGGCCGCTCCGGTCGTCCACATGTGA
- a CDS encoding ribonuclease BN, with protein sequence MAASAGGAVEWWRRGLHRAWQWLRVRALFEHGRELELLHRAMGFATLALVTLAPLLIVVAAADPLARGGFAAWLTDGMGLSGPSARALTDVVSPPRNVVGTTSVFSLVLLGVFGVTFGGSVQNAYERIWGLPSGPWHRVWRQATWLVVLTAYLYQEAATKTMLSGGRRIVLSAVTGVLFFWWGQRFLLGGQIQWRSLLPGAVATVLGLSGLRAFSSLVFTPLIVTNALSYGAVGTVLVVESWLIGVGFVIYGGALFGRWFCEHHWMPSHHHRAGEQTEQP encoded by the coding sequence ATGGCGGCGAGCGCGGGAGGAGCCGTGGAGTGGTGGCGGCGCGGCCTGCACCGTGCTTGGCAGTGGCTGAGGGTGCGGGCTCTGTTCGAGCACGGCCGGGAGCTGGAACTGCTGCACCGGGCCATGGGGTTCGCCACCCTCGCCCTGGTGACGCTGGCCCCGCTGCTGATCGTGGTGGCCGCCGCCGACCCGCTGGCCCGGGGCGGGTTCGCCGCCTGGCTGACCGACGGCATGGGTCTGTCCGGGCCGTCCGCCCGTGCGCTCACCGACGTCGTCAGCCCGCCGCGCAACGTCGTCGGCACGACCAGCGTCTTCAGCCTCGTCCTGCTCGGCGTCTTCGGCGTGACCTTCGGCGGCAGTGTGCAGAACGCCTACGAACGCATCTGGGGCCTGCCGTCCGGGCCCTGGCACCGGGTGTGGCGGCAGGCGACCTGGCTGGTGGTGCTCACCGCCTACCTCTACCAGGAGGCGGCCACGAAGACCATGCTGTCCGGCGGCCGGCGGATCGTGCTGTCCGCGGTGACCGGCGTGCTCTTCTTCTGGTGGGGACAGCGTTTCCTGCTGGGTGGCCAGATCCAGTGGCGCTCCCTGCTGCCCGGCGCCGTCGCCACCGTCCTCGGCCTGTCCGGCCTGCGGGCCTTCTCCTCTCTCGTCTTCACCCCGCTGATCGTCACCAACGCACTCAGTTACGGCGCCGTGGGCACCGTCCTCGTGGTCGAGTCCTGGCTGATCGGCGTCGGGTTCGTCATCTACGGCGGTGCCCTGTTCGGCCGCTGGTTCTGCGAGCACCACTGGATGCCCTCCCACCACCACCGGGCCGGGGAGCAGACCGAGCAGCCCTAG
- a CDS encoding SRPBCC family protein yields the protein MPVDLTGTCLTLDDGHPAVRFTRTYDHPADRVWQFVTDPDELEQWFPFRAEMELRPGGTIRFSGPDVPEFTGRVLAIDPPRHLSFEWGGDELHFDLEAVAERRTRFTLTNVLGEANTAARNGAGWEVCLGALDAKARGERFEGSHTGPSASWKEYYAGYLDAGAPSGAPVPGLD from the coding sequence ATGCCCGTCGACCTCACCGGCACCTGTCTGACCCTGGACGACGGCCACCCCGCCGTCCGGTTCACCCGCACCTACGACCACCCGGCGGACCGGGTCTGGCAGTTCGTCACCGATCCCGACGAACTCGAGCAGTGGTTCCCGTTCCGCGCCGAGATGGAGCTGCGCCCCGGCGGCACCATCCGCTTCAGCGGCCCGGACGTGCCCGAGTTCACCGGCCGGGTGCTCGCCATCGACCCGCCACGGCATCTGTCCTTCGAGTGGGGCGGCGACGAACTCCACTTCGACCTGGAGGCGGTCGCCGAGCGGCGGACCCGGTTCACGCTCACCAATGTCCTCGGCGAGGCGAACACCGCCGCCCGCAACGGTGCCGGCTGGGAGGTGTGTCTCGGCGCCCTCGACGCCAAGGCGCGCGGTGAGCGCTTCGAGGGGTCGCACACGGGGCCGAGCGCATCCTGGAAGGAGTACTACGCCGGCTATCTCGACGCCGGTGCGCCCTCCGGCGCCCCCGTGCCGGGCCTGGACTGA